Within the Ignavibacteriota bacterium genome, the region TTACAACCGGGTCGGGAATTCCTATCAAACAGGCGATTGAATGGACAGAGAAAATTGCTAACGGGTTGAACGTTGCACACGAGAAAAATATCATTCACAGAGATATTAAAGCTGAAAATATTATGCTCACCAAATCCGGTCAGTTAAAGATTATGGATTTCGGTTTAGCCAAACTTCGAAGCAACAGTTCGCTTACCCGGGTGGGAGCTTCGGTAGGAACGTTAGCATACATGTCGCCGGAACAAGTACAAGGGGCGAACGCAGACCAACGTTCCGACCTTTGGTCGCTTGGAATACTTTTCTTTGAACTTCTGACAGGAGATTTGCCGTTCAAATCGGAACATGAAGCAGGGTTGATGTATTTGATTGTCAACCAAGACCCGCCGCTACCGAGCGAATTAGATAGAAGGCTTCCCGCTTCGATAGATTCTGTCGTGAAAAGAATGCTGGAAAAAGAACGAGAGAAGAGATTTCAGAATGTTGATGAATTGTTAGAAGCATTGCAATCGCTTCAGAACAATCTTCAATCAACTCCGAAGACCGATAATAAACTCGCGGTTGCAGTGTTGCCGTTCTCAACGATTGGCGGGGATAAAGAGAACGAATATTTCGGAGACGGATTAACAGAGGAACTGATTGTAAGTTTATCGCAACTGAAAGAGTTCGACGTTATCTCCCGAACAAATTCAATGCAGTACAAGAACACAGCGAAAGATATCAAGACCATCGGCAAAGAATTAGGAATAAAGTATTTGCTGGAAGGAAGCGTCAGGAAATTTCAGGATAATCTCAGGATTACGGTTCAGTTTGTTGACGTTGAGAGCGGCCGACAATTGTGGGCTGAATCGTTCAAGGGGAGAATGGAAGATGTGTTCGATATTCAAGAACAGGTATCGAAGCAAATTGTTGAGGCATTGAAAATCAAACTGACACCGAACGAAAAAATTATTCTCACAAAACGTTCGACGGTAAATGCCGAAGCATTCGATTGTTACCTCCGGGCACGTGAATTTCTTTATCGAAGAACAAAAAGCAGTTTACAGTTTGCGATTCATTTGTTTCAAAAGGCAATTGAATTGGATACGCGTTACGCCGCGGCGTATGCCGGTCTGGGAGAATCGTATGCAACGTTGCATTATGATTACGACACAAAAGAAATTTGGGTTGATAAGGCAATTGAATCGAGTCTGAAAGCGTTGATGTATGATTCCACCGTAGCAGAAGCATATGCGGCACTTGCTCTGGCTTATTTCAGTAAGAAATCAATCCAGGAAGCAGAGGCGGCGGCGAGAAAATCCATTGAACTGGGACCGAATATTTTTACCGGTTATTGGGTGCTTGCGAGGATTTGCCATGTGATGAACCGCGATGAAGAAGCGGTTGAACTATTAAAGAAAACCATCGAACTCAATCCTGATTTTCATACAGCGTACGGTGAATTACGAATGGCGTACGAACGACTTGGTCAAAAAGAAAATATCGAATCTGTTCTTAATGTAATGTTAGAACTTATTCCGGCATATCTTTCGAAGCATCCCGATGATGCACGCTCGCATATTCATTATGCAATTCAATTGGCGGCAATCGGAAGAGAAGAAGAAGCATTGTCGCAGACCAAAAAAGCAACCGAGTTAAGTCCCGATGACCCGTTGATGTTCTACAACGCGGCGTGTGTGTATTCCCGGTTAGGTAAAAAATCGCTCGCAATAGAAACGCTTCATAAATCAATCATCGCGGGCTTGGAAGATTATGAATGGATTAAAACGGACACGGATTTTGATAACATCAGAACCGAGCCGGGGTATATCGAATTAATGAAAGGAAAATAAATATTCATGATTGGTCAAACAATTTCTCACTACAAAATACTTGAAAAATTAGGTGAGGGTGGAATGGGGGTTGTGTACAAAGCCCACGATACTAAATTAGATCGTATTGTCGCGATGAAGTTTCTGCCGTCTCATCTTTCGACTTCTGAGGAGACGAAAGCACGGTTTAAGCAAGAGGCAAAAGCCGCTGCCGCTCTCAACCACCCGAACATTCTTGGCGTGTATGAAATCAATGAAGAAAATGGAAAGCTGTTCTTTGTGATGGAATACATTGAGGGAACGACGTTGAAGCATCATATCACGAACTTAAAGTCGGGAACAGGTGTACCTGTTCGTCAGGCGATAGAATGGATGTTTCAGATTGCAGAAGGACTGAAGGCGGCACACGGAAAGAACATTGTCCATCGGGATATCAAGCCCGAGAATATCATGTTCGATAAAGATGGAAAATTGAAGATTATGGATTTCGGTATCGCCAAACTGAAGAACAGTTCCGGAATGACGAAAACAGGAGTTTCTCTCGGCACTCTTTCGTATATGTCGCCCGAGCAAACACAGGGCATTCCTGCCGACCACCGGTCGGATATATGGTCACTGGGTATCGTCTTTTTCGAAATGCTCACGGCAGATCTTCCATTCAAAGCTGAGCATGAAGCAGGCTTACTCTATCTCATCGTGAATCAGGATCCGCCCGCGCCAAGCGATTTCGATAGAACAATTTCCTCATCAATCAATGATGTTGTAAAGAAAATGCTATCGAAAGAGCTTGTCCATCGCTATCAGAGCGCCGATGAAGTTCTTCGGGCGCTGAAAGTGGTTGAGGAAGAAATAAAATCCGGACCTACAGCGGTTGAAAAGAAAGCTATCGCTGTTCTTCCCTTCGCGAACATTGGCGGCGACAAAGATAATGAATACTTTGGAGATGGATTGACGGAAGAACTCATCGTAAATCTTTCACAATTAAAAGACATCGAAGTAATTTCGCGCTCAAGTTCTATGCAATTCAAAGGAACAAACAAAGATATCAAGGCAATCGGGAGAGAGTTAAGAGCGCGGTATATTCTCGAAGGGAGTGTCCGAAAATTTCAGGATAATCTGAGAATTGCTGTTCAACTCATTGATGTGGAGAACGGTCGGCAACTCTGGGCTGGTTCCTACAAAGGCACGCTCGCGGATGTCTTTGATATTCAGGAACAGGTATCGAAGCAGATTGTTGACGCGTTGATGGTGAAGTTGACGCCGACGGAAAAAACAGTCCTCACGAAACGTACTACGCTGAACGCCGAAGCATTTGACTGTAATCTCCGGGCAAGAGACTTTTTAAGCCGCCGGACGAAGACAAGTGTGAACATGGCAATCCAATTTTTCCAGAAAGCAATCGAACTTGATCCTCGTTATGCTTCAGCGTACGCAGGTTTAGGTGAATCATACGGAATACTCTATCGGGACTTCGAGCGAAAAGAAGTCTGGCTCGACCGTGCGCTTGAAGTAAGTCTGAAAGCAATCATGTACGACGCATCCTTATCTGAAGCATATGCGTCGCTCGCACTTGCATACTTTGGGAAAACAACATTTGAGGAATCTCTTGAAGCCTGCCAGAA harbors:
- a CDS encoding protein kinase — its product is MIGQTISHYKILEKLGEGGMGVVYKAQDTKLDRFVAIKFLPSHLSATSENRARFLQEAKATAALNHPNILSIYEIDEHNENAFIVLEFIDGQNLKDYLATLTTGSGIPIKQAIEWTEKIANGLNVAHEKNIIHRDIKAENIMLTKSGQLKIMDFGLAKLRSNSSLTRVGASVGTLAYMSPEQVQGANADQRSDLWSLGILFFELLTGDLPFKSEHEAGLMYLIVNQDPPLPSELDRRLPASIDSVVKRMLEKEREKRFQNVDELLEALQSLQNNLQSTPKTDNKLAVAVLPFSTIGGDKENEYFGDGLTEELIVSLSQLKEFDVISRTNSMQYKNTAKDIKTIGKELGIKYLLEGSVRKFQDNLRITVQFVDVESGRQLWAESFKGRMEDVFDIQEQVSKQIVEALKIKLTPNEKIILTKRSTVNAEAFDCYLRAREFLYRRTKSSLQFAIHLFQKAIELDTRYAAAYAGLGESYATLHYDYDTKEIWVDKAIESSLKALMYDSTVAEAYAALALAYFSKKSIQEAEAAARKSIELGPNIFTGYWVLARICHVMNRDEEAVELLKKTIELNPDFHTAYGELRMAYERLGQKENIESVLNVMLELIPAYLSKHPDDARSHIHYAIQLAAIGREEEALSQTKKATELSPDDPLMFYNAACVYSRLGKKSLAIETLHKSIIAGLEDYEWIKTDTDFDNIRTEPGYIELMKGK
- a CDS encoding protein kinase, which gives rise to MIGQTISHYKILEKLGEGGMGVVYKAHDTKLDRIVAMKFLPSHLSTSEETKARFKQEAKAAAALNHPNILGVYEINEENGKLFFVMEYIEGTTLKHHITNLKSGTGVPVRQAIEWMFQIAEGLKAAHGKNIVHRDIKPENIMFDKDGKLKIMDFGIAKLKNSSGMTKTGVSLGTLSYMSPEQTQGIPADHRSDIWSLGIVFFEMLTADLPFKAEHEAGLLYLIVNQDPPAPSDFDRTISSSINDVVKKMLSKELVHRYQSADEVLRALKVVEEEIKSGPTAVEKKAIAVLPFANIGGDKDNEYFGDGLTEELIVNLSQLKDIEVISRSSSMQFKGTNKDIKAIGRELRARYILEGSVRKFQDNLRIAVQLIDVENGRQLWAGSYKGTLADVFDIQEQVSKQIVDALMVKLTPTEKTVLTKRTTLNAEAFDCNLRARDFLSRRTKTSVNMAIQFFQKAIELDPRYASAYAGLGESYGILYRDFERKEVWLDRALEVSLKAIMYDASLSEAYASLALAYFGKTTFEESLEACQKSILLDPKNYNAYWILARIYRSTDREREAADALEKSITLNPEFLQAYDDLSNVYERLGETQKFLDLMHRVIAIYPQYLTEHPDDAYRRMAFAVNLTYVGRNDDARREGEKALELSLSDPIMMYYGACLYSRLKEFQRAVELLKGAVANGYENFEWIKRDPDFDNIRTEPGYIELMKGK